A segment of the Cinclus cinclus chromosome 3, bCinCin1.1, whole genome shotgun sequence genome:
TTCTTACGCTGCAAGTGTGCACAActtgagagagaaagaaatttgtGCCCTACAAATGAAGGACTCACTTGCCTTACCCTGTCTTTGTGGCAGCAGTCCTGACACAGAGAGTCTCCCTGCATGGACTGGAAACAGTTCTGTGTGAGTCAGGATTGCTTCAATGGGCATAAGTGATGGTATCTACATCTCACTGAAGATTTGGCATTTTGGGGTGTTCCCCCCCCCGCCTGATTTTAACTGTATTCACTAAAAGTGATTTTAACTATATTTACTAAATGTCACCATTTATGTTTTCACTGGGTGTTCCTTCTGGGCACATTGCCAGATCCAGAGTAGGTACCATGTGCTCATGGAATATCTCTTTAGTGCCTCAGGACTAGTTGTATTTCTATGTGAAGTGTGAGACCTACTATCTTTGCCTCCTGTTGCTCATATTCTAGCTCGTTTCAGCATGCAGAAAAATCACTAATTAAGTGTAGAAATGAGGGAAAGATGTTTAAGAGCTTTGGGCTTATTTCTGGTTGGTTTCCAGAGAAAGTGGCAATCAGTGTCCTGAAATAGGGGTAATATTTACAGAAATGTTTGCTAATAGAAGTGCTAAGTGCACAGAAAAGCCAGTTCTGTTCTGGGGACAGGGGCCCTGCGTTTAGCCTGTGTTGAAATTGTCACCCGaggctgccctggcagcatggGGTGTGTTTACCCCTCGGGGATCGCAGCCATGTGTTTGTGCAAACATGCagatggcagggctgggggctgcaccTCCATCAGCTGCTGGATGCTGCCGCACGCCGGGGGCACACGTGCCGCGCCAGACCTTCCGGAACAGAACTTGTCGTCCGGCAGGAATAATGGCCTGGTGCTCCggctgcagctgggctgtgccgAGACTCGGTTCAAAGCCACAGTAAATATAGGACACGGAGGGGGGCGAAGTGCGGAATTCCTCTggcaaacccccccccccccccccccccccccccccgacagGCCGTGTGGGGACAGCCGGGGGTTCCACACGGGTTTGTTCCGCACGACCCTTGCACCTGTGGCCGCTCGCTTGTGAGGGAGAGGTGAACAAGCAGTCGAGCACCACCGGCCCCAGGGTGCACTCGGTGCCACCAGTGTGAGCCCCCCTCCGTGACGCACTGCCCCCCGGGTCCCAGCCCCGACACCTTTTCAGGGCGTTTTGGGGCCCTGCTGGGCTCTCCGTGTCTGCGGGGTGTGCCCCGAGTCCCGTGCTGTGTGCGTCTGACAGTTCTGTCCCGCAGGTGCCCGGCCAGTCCCCGGCCACCGAGCAGCGCCCGGAGCGCAAACCCGGCCCGCCGTCGCTTTGGGAGCCCGTGCTGCGCTACCTGCGCCACCACCGCGCCCAGCTGCCCATGTACGCTGAGACCGACCCCTACAGACCGCCGGCTGCAGGTGAGACAGACACGGCAACGGGGTCTGGGGCCGTGCAGCCCTGAGGGGGGGATCTCAGTGTGCAGCCCCGGCAGTGATCAGTGGTGGGCGTCTCGATGTGCAGCCCCGGCAGTGACTGGGGGTCTGGGTGTGAAACCTGGCAGTGACTGGGGGGTCTCGATGTGCAGCCCCGGCAGTGATTGGGGGTCTCGGTGTGAAACCTGGCAATGACTGGGGGTCTCGATGTGCAGCCCCGGCAGTGATTTGGGTTCTGGGCGTGCAGCCCCGGCAGTGACTGGGGTCTGGGTGTGAAACCTGGCAGTGACTGGGGTCTGGGTGTGCAGCCCCGTCAGTGACTGGGGGTCTCGGTGTGAAACCTGGCAGTGATTGGGGGTCTGGGTGCGCAGCCCCGGCAGTGACTGGGGGTCTCGGTGTGAAACCTGGCAGTGACTGGAGGTCTCGGTGTGCAGCCCCGGCAGTGACTGGGGGTCTCGGTGTGAAACCTGGCAGTGACTGGAGGTCTCGGTGTGCAGCCCCGGCAGTGACTGGGGGTCTCGGTGTGAAACCTGGCAGTGACTGGAGGTCTCGGTGTGCAGCCCCGGCAGTGACTGGGGGTCTCGGTGTGAAACCTGGCAGTGACTGGAGGTCTCGGTGTGCAGCCCCGGCAGTGACTGGGGGTCTCGGTGTGAAACCTGGCAGTGACTGGAGGTCTCGGTGTGCAGCCCCGGCAGTGACTGGGGGTCTCGGTGCGCAGCCGCGGCGGGGGGGCCGCGGCGCGTGCCCGCAGCTGTATGCTAATGCGCCGCgggccgcccgccccgccccgccgcacGCCTGTCCCAccgggcgggcggggcggccccCCGACCCCCCCCCGCCGCCCGGGCCGGCCTGGCGGGGGGGTGTCCGGGGGAGCGGggccccccgcccgccgcccttTGTGCCGAGGGTCGCGCAGCTTTATGCTAATGGCGCGCACAAAGGCGCGTGCGGGGGGGCCGCTCGCTCGCGTGCCGCCCGCGTGCCCCGCGCCCCCCACAAAGGGCCCGGCGGGGGGCGGGGAGGGCGCCGCCCGCACGCGCCCCCGGTCCCGCCACCTGCGGGCGGCCCCGCGCGCCGCCGCGGACAAAGGGctgcgggagcggggccgcggCTCTCCCCGTCGGCCCGCACCTGCCGCGTCCACGGCGGTGCGGGAGCGCGGGGAACGGGGACCCTCTGCCCGTCCCCCGCCGCGCAGCGTTTCGGGCTCTGAAACCGAGGGTTATCGTCGCCGTCCCTGCCTGTTCCGGGAATCGGGCCGTAGCCGTTAGGGTTAGAGTAACAGGTTCCGTTAGCACCGCGCCGGGGCTGTGGCTccgcctgccccggccccgcagcAGCGCGGAGTTGTTCCGTTCGCAGGGGTTGCCGGCCTCGGCCGGGCCCCGATGACCCGTTCGATATTCCTCCCGCTCGGGCTGACCCGTCGTTGGCCACCTGCTGCCGCCGGCGGGCAGCCCCGCTCCCCTCTGTGCCGCCACCTGCGACGAGCTCCCCCTCTCCCGGCACCCCGGTGCCGGCCGCCTCCGCACGCGCAGTCCGCCCGCCCAGAGCGGACGGTGCTCCGTACCGAGCTCCCCGGCGGCGCGGCCGCGGCCGGCCTGAGAACAGCGCTCGgtgccggccccgccgccgagCGGGGGGCGGCACACAAAGGCCGCGCGTgccgggcgggcggcgcggggcgggcgggggcggggccgggcgtgTGCCGGTCCGGGCTCAGGtgcggccgcgccgccgccgccgccgctgatTGGCCcgtcccgccgccgccggcccgAACAATGGCCCCGGCCCGCTTaaaggcggcggcggccgcgccgcgGGCAGAGCGAGGAGCCTctgccgcggccgccgccggccCGGAGCCGGCGCGAAGATGCCCCGGGGCTTCCTGGTGAAGCGCAGCCGGCGGCCCACCCCTGTGTCGTACCGGCCGCGCTGCTGCCGCGAGGCCGCCGCCGgcccgccgctccccgccggcGCCGCCCCGCCGCCTACCtgccccgccgcgccgccgcccccgccgcgggACTCGCCGCCGCCGGTGCCGTTCGGGACCCCCGATGCCGCCGTGCAGGCGCTGTACAGCCCCACGCGGCCCGTCAGCAGGGACAAGTACCTGGAGCGCGGCTTCAGCCTGGGCTCTCCCGTCTCGGCCGAGTCCTTCCCCGCACCGGCCGTGCCCGGCACCATGGACCCGATCCTCTTCGCCCCGGCTGACCTCAAGCTATGGGCCGCTGCTGGCCACGCCGAACCGCCCGCCGCCCACCCCGGCCCCGGTGGAGCCCCCGTGCCTCCCGCGCCGCCCGCTTCGggccgcccgctgcccgccaAGCGCCCGCCGGGCGCGTCCGAACCCGGGCGGCAGAAGGCTTCGTCGGGCAAGAAGACGAAGGCGATCCGCAAGCTGACCTTCGAGGACGAAGTGACCACCTCGCCCGTGCTGGGGCTGCGCATCAAGGAGGGCCCGGTAGAGGCGCCGGCCAAGGCGCGGAGCGGCTGCGCCCGTCCGCTCGGCGAGTtcatctgccagctctgcaAGGAGGAGTACGGGGACCCCTTCGCGCTGGCTCAGCACCGCTGCTCCCGCATCGTCCGGGTGGAGTACCGCTGCCCCGAGTGCGACAAGGTCTTCTCCTGCCCCGCCAACCTCGCCTCCCACCGCCGCTGGCACAAACCGCGTCCGCCCGCCACCAAGAGCGGCCCCGAGGCGGGCCGAGCACCGGCCGCGggcccgagcccggccccgacgGAGGAGACGCCGAAGGAGGCgagcggcggcagcggcagcgaCCGGGACACGCCGAGCCCTGGCGGAGCCTCGGAGGCGGGCTCCGAGGAGGGGCTCTTCGAGTGTCCCCGCTGCGCCAAGCGGTTCCGCCGGCAAGCCTACCTGCGCAAGCACCTGCTGGGGCATGCCGCACCCGCACCCACGCCAGCCCCGGCACCCGCACCGGCCCCGGAGCCCAGCACCGAGGAGCTGCCTGCCGCCGAGTGCCGCCTCTGCCCCGTCTGCGGGGAGACCTTCCCCagcaagagcagccaggagcgGCACCTGCGCCTTCTGCACGCCGCCCAGGTCTTCCCCTGCAAGTACTGCCCGGCCACCTTCTACAGCTCTCCCGGCCTCACCCGGCACATCAACAAGTGCCACCCCTCGGAGAACCGGCAGGTCATCCTGCTCCAGGTGCCGCTGCGCCCCGCCTGCTGAGCCGCCCGTGCCTTCCCCGCCGCCCCGCGCTGCTCCCCCGGGGCCGCCACACGATTAGCTTTAATACGGCTTGTGACCTGCTGGAATCTGGCTTTACACTTACCTTCCCGGGGTCTCTctcttcttttatcttttttttttattttttaattttttaaacattttgttcCTTTGCTCTGGTTTTTATCGATGTGAACAGATCAAACTGCTCGAGAGAAACAAGCGTTTCCTTTAGTGTAGCCACAAATGCCTTGACTCTGCTGTTGATGGTCTCCAGAAAATGCTGTAGAAACTGCCTTAACTGTGACATGCCaactttctgtttctgttcGTTTTGCCCTTACTAAGGTAGTTCATGAGTTGTCTATCTGTATATGTTGTTTTGAGTAATTATGTTATTTATTcgttatttatttatattaattatgAAGATTGATATTATTTGATTGCAGATATTCTAATGTGCTTTTTTTGTCTCCCCGCCTGCCATTTCACTGTGCGTTTTAGaagatctttttttcttaagggATCTGCTAAAAAGGTTTTAACTTTTATACCTAGAATAACACATGATCTTAACCATTTTATCCCGTGCAACCAACAGCTCTTACTTTTAGATGCAATCTCTTTTTCTACACACATTATTTTCTTAACTGTTAGCTATTTATAGAGTGCTTCGATAGAACTGTTTCAACTGTATAATTATTTACTATtcaaataaagtattttcaaattcaagcgtgcccccagccctcctgcttCTTCTCCCTGCCGGGCTGGCCTTGGGGgctggcggggggggggggttggcaCCCGGCTCCGCACTGCAGCTGGCAGGGTGCCTCCATAGGCACCAGCCTGCTCTGCGCCGTTTGATGAGAttaattaaaaaggaattaagGGGAGGAGAAGAGCGGGATGCGGCgtggctgctccaggggaaGGCTGCCCCCTGAGCAGAGGGGTACCCTGGCCGTGGGCTGGAGCCCAGCCGACACCGGGCACAGCCTGCcttgtgctctgctgctggggagagcTGCCGGGGCCCTTCCCTGCAAGGTGTTGCAGGGGAAGCTCGAGGAGAAGGCAGCACTGTAAGTGGAGAACTTGTAGAAATCCCCGCCTGGGAGGACTGTGCTGTTTGCTGGGTGGCTGCTGCATGTGAGGCGTGGGGTCTGGGGGCTCGGTAGAGCAGCGGCATCCTGCTTTGGCTGTGAGTAGTGGTACCTGACGCAAGGAAGGCCGGGTGTTTTGCAGcttcctggcagggctggagccagctCCTGTCTGCTCCTTGTGCCCTGAAGTGGGGTTTCTGCAGCATTCTTCAATAACTGTATCTATAGATATATACATATCTATGTAGATAGGTCAGTCTCCAGGGCTTGTGTTTGTACGTGGGAATCTGACGGGATTGGTCGGAACTGTTGTAAAAATCTGTGTAAATGGGGGAGGTGTGTGCTGGGTTTGTGAAACCTGTCTCACAGACAGGTGTTGTACGCACCTGTACAATCTCCCCCTttgccagcaggagcaggtaTGGAGCCAACTTCATGGCATGCAAATCTGCTTGGCAGCTCCAAGAGCATATCCCTGCTCCCAAACTGGTGTATGAAGGGCCAGGGGCTGCAAGGGCTTGGTGTGGGCATAGCAATGTCTTGGGGTAGCAATGCGTTTGAGGCTTTGGCTCTCTGGAAGAGATTTCCAGCTTGTTTCTGCCATCTTCTCACCTAAAGGCTCCTAAGCCTGATTCACTGTGGGAAAGGCAGGTGGTGGAGCTTCCTGGAGGGTAGTTTCCTAGGAACTGGCTGAGTATTTTATGATAAAGCAAAGCTTGTAGATAAGGCGCATCTTTCTAGAGaaagatttgtttgttttttttgtttttgttttttttttccccttgttcaGTCAGGTTGAACACTACCAATGCGTGGGTATGGTCTTGCTCTCTTGATTCCTAGGAAACCAACTTGGTAGTGCCAGGGCTGACTTCAGGCCTAGGCAAAGCTGTGATTTTAGCTGTAAATCAATGCACTGCAAAAGAGCATAGCCCGAGAGACACAGGCAGCAAACCCTGCCTGGCAAGAGGTGCAGTTTTGCCTTTCCTGGCTTCCTTGGCCTTGGAAAGCCCCAGATCTGGGGCTGTCACAGACGGTGTCGCAGCTGTCCATGGAGCGggctctctgctcccagaggggaCTTTGCCAACACATGTGGCCATCCTCTCTGGCCACCATTTCCAGAGCAATGCCCGGCACATACTCCAGAGAAGCCTAATGGCTCCATCTATACTGTCCCAGACGTGTCCCTGCTGAAATCCATGCTCAAAGCCTGTGGCTAATAggccacaaaacaaaacaacagcttcACATGCTGTCCCTTTCCTAATAGTCAAGTAAATCCATGTCTGTCTTGCTAAGAATCAGTTGGAATTGCTGAGGGCCAGAATtccccagtttttttttttaactgtctgGGTAACCATCAGCATGGATGTATTCCATCTGCTGAGTAGAAAGGGTGATTAGTGGAGACCTGTGTTGGGAGGAGTAAGGAGAGGTGGCAGTGGAGTACGCTGGAAATGGCTCTGTTTCACAAACATCCTGTCAAAGGGgcataattttcttttggcatccctgggctgcagcagctgggcagagctgctgtgccttgTGTGTCTGCTGCCTTTCTCCCCTggcctgcacagcagggcccttGTGAGGGTGAGCCCCGACTGCCCGAGGGATTTCTGGAGAGGTTCCTTGTGAGGGTGAGCCCCAACTGCCCGAGGGATTTCTGGAGAGGTTCCTTGTGAGGGTGAGCCCCGACTGCCCGAGGGATTTCTGGAGAGGTTCCTTGTGAGGGTGAGCCCCAACTGCCCGAGGGATTTCTGGAGAGGTTCCTTGTGAGGGTGAGCCCCGACTGCCCGAGGGGTTTTGCAGGGAGCCATTAGCATCACCCCCAATGCTTTTGCATCTCTTGCCACCTGGCAGTGAAGAGCATTGCCTGACAGGTCACAAAGCCACCCATTTACACCAGCATCCTTTGGACAGTATTTTGGGGATGAAAACTGCCCCTCACCAGTTCCTGGCACTGTCCTACCGCCCAGGCCCCCAGCGCTGGGTCTCTGCTGGGTTCGGTCTCCTGCTCTGTATCTGTAAAGTGCCAGCCCACGTGTAGCTCAGTGGCTGTTCCGGGGCCGATCAGCACAGCTGAACCCGGAGTGCTCTCAGTGGCAGCCCTGGGAATGCAGGTGTTGCCTGGTGGGTGCTACGTCCTGGCCAGCTGGCAGCACCCAAAGCCTCCTGATGTCAGCTAAcaaatcagctgctgctggctctcgGTGCATCCATCCGGAACAGGTTTGGGCACTGTGGAGAACACAGATCCTGCCCCAGACGTGACACAGTGGAGGTAGCTGGTGCAGAGGTTGCTCACGCTCCATGTATTTGGGCAGAGGGGTTtgctgtgccagagcctacTTCCTATCTGAGCACACCGAGAGCCAAATGCGTGGTCTGGGACCGAGAGTTGTGAGCACAGGGAAAGTTGCTGGGAGATTAGATAGAGGAACCTTCAGGGTCCTGAGAAATGCAGCAGGGACACCATCCCTGCCCCGTGGCCTAAGAGCTGGTCTGGAGCTGGGGcaagctgctcctgcccacagAAGACTCTCTGGAGGCTGCTTGTCCCCAGGGAAGGTTTTCACAAGTTTTGGTACCAACACCACAGTCCCTTGCAGCCATCAGTGCAGTAAGGCAGCTGTCAGCTGCCTTGCTGGATGGGCTCACTGGGAAACGGCTGGCCACAGCTCAAGGTTTTGGGGGGCcctgctcagcacctcctggtCTGTTTCTGGGGTGGGCAGCTAGGAGGTATCCATGGGATTGGGCCAAGCCTGGAAACAGGACGATGACTATGACAGGCTTTTGCCTTGGATTTCAGATTCTTCCTCACAGAACACAAGCCTGTTTAAAAAGAGGCATTGCTGTTGATGAGCTGGGAAATGGCTCATGGACTCACAGGTATTTCTCTGGGGCCTGCAGGGTCAGGAGTGCTGGGTTGTGGTGTTCTAGGTTGGGTGGAGCAGCAGGTCCCTGAAGCACTCAGGCAGCTCCCCTTGGTGAAGGATCTGGGTGTGCACATACCATCCTGCACGTGCCATTAAACACCTCAGATCCTTTCGCAGGTAAGAAGCCTCATCGGGGCTATAAATGGTTTTAATAAAATGTCATTTACAGTCCACTTAACAAAGGCTGCCTCTGGCAACATTTGATGCATTAATCATTGAGGTGGGACATGCCAAGCACGGGCTGTCCTGTGGTACCAGTTCCACACCAGACACTGCCAGGCTTGGTTCTAGTCTGTGCCATTGGATCCAGGCGCTGGGCCGCCCCAGTGCTACTCTGACTGTGCTGTTTTCTCCTCAGCAGGCAGCCAGgggccagagctgggcagagctggaatcCCACACCGGCACAGGGACCCTCCTAGGAGCACATCCTCCCTGCACGGTAATTGGGACAGCATTTGCAGCAGCCAGGTGCACTTAAAGACCTATTCCTCTTAGAACAGAAGCACTCTTTGTAAGCTCTAATAAAGCCCCCTCGCAGCTCTGAAGGCGAGGGcatgcacagcccagcctgttCCTGCCTGGTTCTTGTGCTCTGCTGAGGCTTCTCAGCCTTTCTTAGGGAATGGAGAAggtgagggatggggaggaTTTCACCAGAGCAAAGGCTCTGCCTGGGGAGAGAAGGAGCATGGCTCAGCTGCAGGTTAAAACGGGTTCTGCTTTCTTAGGGTATGGGACCATGGTGTTTTTATTGGctaattttacagttttttaGAGGGAAATTGCCTGTAGTGCAACACCAGTGCAATGACAAATTTGAGGAAAATGATGTTACAGTTGGGGGTGTCTGAGTTAGGAGGTCTTGGTTTAgttaaacacacacaaaataaaatcagaattttttacATACAGTAAactatattttgcattttcccctggatctctggaagtgtccaaggccaggttggacggggcttggagcagcctgagataatggaaggtgtccctgcccatggcagggggttggaatgggatgagctttactgttcccttccaacccaaactattctaggatt
Coding sequences within it:
- the INSM1 gene encoding LOW QUALITY PROTEIN: insulinoma-associated protein 1 (The sequence of the model RefSeq protein was modified relative to this genomic sequence to represent the inferred CDS: inserted 1 base in 1 codon), whose product is MAPARLKAAAAAPRAERGASAAXRRRPGAGAKMPRGFLVKRSRRPTPVSYRPRCCREAAAGPPLPAGAAPPPTCPAAPPPPPRDSPPPVPFGTPDAAVQALYSPTRPVSRDKYLERGFSLGSPVSAESFPAPAVPGTMDPILFAPADLKLWAAAGHAEPPAAHPGPGGAPVPPAPPASGRPLPAKRPPGASEPGRQKASSGKKTKAIRKLTFEDEVTTSPVLGLRIKEGPVEAPAKARSGCARPLGEFICQLCKEEYGDPFALAQHRCSRIVRVEYRCPECDKVFSCPANLASHRRWHKPRPPATKSGPEAGRAPAAGPSPAPTEETPKEASGGSGSDRDTPSPGGASEAGSEEGLFECPRCAKRFRRQAYLRKHLLGHAAPAPTPAPAPAPAPEPSTEELPAAECRLCPVCGETFPSKSSQERHLRLLHAAQVFPCKYCPATFYSSPGLTRHINKCHPSENRQVILLQVPLRPAC